ATATGGAGCCGAGCTCCACAATGGTGGACTCTATATTCTGCATAGTGTCTGCACGATTCTGAATGTATGAATCCTAAACAAACACATAACAACAGAGATTCAAACACTTGAATACTTGAATCAAGAACCTGCAGAtatacattgcaaaaaaaaaaaaaacgatgaacAAACAATACCCGTTCATTGATTAACTGCATCTGCTGACTGGAGCTGAGGTCCATATCTATAGATATGTCTGTCTTCTTGGTGTCGTCCTGCATAAGCACTGAATTATCTGTTGAGAGATTCAAAAGGAAAAAATAACTACATGAATGTTAACAGTGGACAATCTCTGCTTTGATCTGAGATGATCTTACTAAAGCTGTTGGTGTGGAAAGCGGAAGATGAGGCAGGAGTCTGAGAAAATTGCTCTTGCCTGCTTCTCTGCTGCTTTAGATTCTAAACAGAGAGGAAAATATCTCTCAAATattgtaaaaatgattttaaagtgTAGCATGATGGATCTAACACTAAAATGCAGATTAGTTACCTCTGTTCTGACTTCCAGGACTGATTTGAAGTCACTTGACATCGATGCCAGTTTGGACTAGAAACAAAAAACGAGATTTCAAGTGGAAGTCCACTAGACATTTTTACTTTGTGTCTGAGCGCTAAGGCTAGAGGTTAATACCTGTAATGAGACAACGATGGTGTTGGAATGTGTCTGAAGATGTCTGCCATTCTGTCCACTCCGTGATCGAACGAGTTCCTGCAGGCCGGCTATCTGCTTATTTAGACTGTTAATGTCCTGAGTGAAATCAGATTACAATATgaaatagacagacagaacaatgtGTCCTCAGTGAAGGGAAAGTAACAATCAGCCTAACCTGTTTCACAATGTAGGTCAGTTCATCAATTTCAGTTGCTTTGTCATCAAAAAGCGACTTTCTTTTGGCAACTGCAGGTGAAAACAGATTGAGTTACATGACGAAACAGTCCAAGGCGTTACACGTGTGAGATAGCGAGGGAGATGAGATACTTACGGATTGTGAGCTTTTCCAACTTGGCGAAAGTGTTGCTGAGGTCTCTTCCAATTCGCCTGTTAATAAGATGCGGTCAATAGCTGTCATAAGGCCAAGTCGATGAAATAACACAGACCATTAAAGCTTAAGTAGGTCTGAATAAATTATAGGCCCTATGCAGTGTCTCGGTGCCAATACTAAATACAGTTGCAGGAAAAAGTCTGTAAACCCTCTGGATTTTCCAGGAAATTGGTCATAAAATTTGATCTGATCttcaacaataaacaaacaattgactGAAGTATGTGAAGCTTCAAAAGCTAACAGCAGTAACCTGGAGTGCAGTCAGTGTTGAGACACTCTGCCATATGAAAGTCATTTTCACAAATTTTAAATCTGCCATTTGGGTCAATTACATGAAGctcatttattaaaaatgcaacgTATATATAATGTTTCATACTGAGTATGTTTATTCATCTCAAAAACGTCAGTCTGATACCACTGTCCTGACATAATGAAAATTAATTCTTACAAAGAAGTCTCTTACCGGTATGCTCACAAAGCAGCAAttatttgctcaaaaacacattaaaaacatattgtgaaatattgttattttcatttcaaaaattttttttctatttaaatacattttaaaaattattcctgtgatggcaaagctacattttcagcattattactccaatctttagtgttacattatccttcagaaataattctaatatgctgactgtctggtcaagaaacatttattattatcattaatgttaaaaactgttgtggaaactgtaatacattttttttcaagattGTTTCAGTGATCATCAGttcacaagaacagcatttatctaaaatataaatcttatgtaacatttaaatgtctttactgtaacttttccTTGCTATAGGAAATGATTCGTTTCTTAAAATTAAATACTGTCCCtttataaaataatagtaatactaaccccaaaattttgaaaaattttTCACTGTAAAAGAATAATGTTAATTAAGAATTAATAATATCTTTAACAATATCTGTAATTTATAATCATGATTttacttaaatattaaaatagtttaaacATGTATTTAGAGTGTAATTAAAATATTCTTAATTGTTACTTAATTATACCATATGACATTTTTGGAGTTAAACTTCTCATTGTTGCtgtgtaaatatttattattatttttattatttttgttgtataGTTTGGTGTTAACATAcagtgctgttcaaaagtttgggatcagtaagatttttaacgttttatatgtttatcaaggctgcatttatttgatcaaaaatacagaaaaaaaatataattttgtgacatattattgcaatttaaaataacagttttctattttaatatactttaaaatataatttattcctgtgaagcaaagctgaattttcagcatcattattccagtctttagcgtcacatgatccttcagaaatcatcctaatatgctgatttataatcaatgttggaaacatttgtgctgcttaatatttttctgggacctgtgatacttttttttttttatgaatctttgataaatataaaggtaaaaagaacagcatttattccaaattGTGTACTACAATATACACTagaattcaaaagtttggggagagtaaatgttttctttcttttttaaagacattaatacttttattaagaaaggatgtgttaaatgaataaaagtgatagtaaagacttacattgttagaaaagatttctattttgaataaatgctgtacttcttaacgttttattaatcaaacaattacagaaaaaacgattaaaggttccaaaaaataaaaaaagaattaagCACCACAACagtttcaacaatgataataaatcagcatattagaaagatttctgataGGCTGATAATAATTCAGCGCttcgtcacagaaataaattatatttaaaagtatattaaaaaaggaAACCAATATTACCAATTGCAATAATGTCTCACAACATcactattttttctgtatttttgatcaaataaatacaattttgagagacaaaaacattaaaaatcttactgatcccaaattttggCAGTGtacataattgtattttctaaCAGAATAAGAGTGTAGGAAATACTTTTGTTTGATCTCATCTTGATATGTCTGTTAACATCAAACCAAATGTTAATTTATTGTTGTAAAGCATtaattaaacctaaaaataatacatttctaaAGAAAACATGTTAACTTTTCTTTTTCATATACATTCTTATATGTCACTGACACTGACAAAAAGCAATGCTTAATGTGAACCATGAGCGGACCAAAATAGATCTCACAGCACCTAAGATTAAGGATTGCTGACTTGGATGAAGCTGGAAAGCTGCCTTCAATCTGACACACTGTGACATAACCAACCACACCAAAGATCTCAAGAATATTGTAGAACCTAAACAGATTTGTTAAGAGGAATGGTGTAAAATTACTCCTGTTCATCGAGTTCTGATCTGCAATAAGCATTGGTTTATTGAGGTTAGTGatcccaaaaacaaaacaacaaccaaAAGAAGTAGTAAACCTGTTATCAAATCCAAGGGTTCACATACTTTTTCCACTATGCACTGGGAATATTGTCTATTGCTGCTACTTAGTTAAATATCAAATCAAAATGATCATAAAACCAGTAAAAACCCAACATTCACATACTTCTATATAAGTGATTGAGAGTTTAACTCACTTAGCCAAGAGTGTGAATTCACTCCGCTGTCTGACTGCACTGTTGACCGCTCTGACAGGTTGTGCTCCATTCTGGAAAAGAACAAGAAcaaaacttaaaggagtagttccctttcagaacaaaaattgacagataatgtactcacccctttgtcatccaagattttcatgtctttctttcttcagtcgtaaggaaattatatttttaaaggaaaacatttcaggatttctctccatataatggagttctatggtgcccctgagtttgaacttccaaaatgcagtttaaatgcagcttcaaggggctctaaatgatcccagccgaggaagaaaggtcttatctagcgaaacgatcggttattttctaaaaacatttacaatttatataccttttaatttctaaacagagtacacacag
The genomic region above belongs to Garra rufa chromosome 19, GarRuf1.0, whole genome shotgun sequence and contains:
- the stx5al gene encoding syntaxin 5A, like, which translates into the protein MNTRRRHGPRSSQDGVYTGPSQTQSQLVQQLETPLAVAAPIVPVIDTFSMSCRDRTSEFQSVCKSLQGRQNGAQPVRAVNSAVRQRSEFTLLAKRIGRDLSNTFAKLEKLTILAKRKSLFDDKATEIDELTYIVKQDINSLNKQIAGLQELVRSRSGQNGRHLQTHSNTIVVSLQSKLASMSSDFKSVLEVRTENLKQQRSRQEQFSQTPASSSAFHTNSFNNSVLMQDDTKKTDISIDMDLSSSQQMQLINERDSYIQNRADTMQNIESTIVELGSIFQQLAHMVKEQEETVQRIDANVEDTQLNVELAHTEILKYFQSVTNNRWLLIKMFLILVIFFIVFVVFMT